A window of the Trichoderma asperellum chromosome 6, complete sequence genome harbors these coding sequences:
- a CDS encoding uncharacterized protein (EggNog:ENOG41) produces the protein MSSPQPQMVAQQMTTEAPARVSSEQPRPVQPMSMDTTPNMRGGEGEKGAICCGICAGLACFECCECTEDCCECCC, from the exons ATGTCTTCTCCCCAGCCCCAGATGGTCGCCCAGCAGATGACTACCGAGGCCCCGGCACGAGTTAGCTCCGAGCAGCCG CGTCCCGTCCAGCCCATGAGCATGGACACCACTCCCAACATGCGCGGTGGTGAGGGCGAGAAGGGT GCCATCTGCTGCGGTATCTGCGCCGGTCTCGCCTGCTTCGAGTGCTGCGAGTGCACTGAGGACTGCTgcgaatgctgctgctaa
- a CDS encoding uncharacterized protein (EggNog:ENOG41), which translates to MMNLKQKSQEGLKRFKWVSFDKEGFEQLLAKFTLLNDTMMNILDHSLQVEIRHTVQDTNRGVLLLHHKIADLSHLVLALKDQLEIRNLPGAPSRTRLSNVEREANVAELKQLSRLAKFKAFNETIDPKSDTPALIDDAVAGFLELVKPGEQRLVQLPKYLIELDPSTDESEDPRCEAILKTAEGKKKVWIEWKDYDNAGNTGCLSKAEIVDRVRKLACLLHHRPKPEAFRTPHCIGFFDKADPDVPEDDVDILDRRLGLIFERPDSQDVHDTLPPVSLRELLLDTTVRKPRVTDRIKLAHALSNCLLYLHAVNWLHKGLRSHNILFFKTKTGHVDYSQVYLSGFDFSRPGGLEEVTEIPGFDAEHDLYRHPRAQSNQGKLRERSKKSFDIYSLGVIFVELAHWKPVEGVLGIEMRLAKGQSDVVRQVRSDLLATERVADLGAEMGEKFEEAARRCLLGERELGLEPGDDETADEVAERLSVRYYDDVVKKLAEIVV; encoded by the coding sequence ATGATGAACCTCAAGCAAAAGTCACAGGAGGGCTTGAAGAGATTCAAGTGGGTGTCCTTTGACAAGGAGGGGTTTGAGCAGTTGCTCGCCAAGTTTACACTCTTAAACGACACCATGATGAACATTCTGGATCACTCGCTGCAGGTTGAGATCCGCCACACCGTGCAAGATACAAACCGGGGAGTCTTGTTGCTTCACCACAAGATTGCTGATCTCAGCCATCTTGTGCTGGCGCTCAAGGATCAGCTAGAGATTAGGAACCTTCCAGGTGCGCCATCACGGACGCGACTATCTAATGTTGAGAGGGAAGCAAATGTGGCTGAGCTGAAGCAACTTTCACGGTTGGCAAAATTCAAGGCTTTCAACGAAACCATTGACCCCAAGTCGGATACTCCAGCTCTGATAGATGATGCTGTGGCGGGCTTTCTCGAGCTGGTAAAGCCGGGAGAACAACGCCTTGTCCAGCTTCCCAAGTATCTCATAGAATTAGACCCAAGCACGGATGAATCTGAGGATCCGCGGTGCGAGGCAATCTTGAAGACTGccgaaggaaagaagaaggtgtGGATTGAATGGAAAGACTACGATAACGCGGGTAACACAGGCTGCTTGTCCAAAGCAGAAATTGTCGATCGAGTGCGAAAGCTGGCTTGTCTACTTCACCACAGGCCCAAGCCAGAAGCCTTCCGGACGCCTCACTGCATCGGTTTCTTCGACAAAGCAGATCCTGACGTCCCAGAAGACGACGTCGACATCTTGGACCGGCGATTGGGTCTGATATTCGAACGGCCGGACAGCCAAGATGTGCACGACACTCTGCCGCCGGTGTCTTTACGAGAATTGCTCTTGGACACCACGGTACGCAAGCCCAGAGTCACCGACCGCATCAAGCTTGCGCACGCCCTCAGCAACTGTCTGCTCTATCTCCACGCGGTCAACTGGCTGCACAAGGGCCTCCGCAGCCACAACATCTTGTTCTTCAAGACAAAGACCGGCCACGTCGACTACAGCCAAGTCTACCTCTCAGGCTTCGACTTCTCCCGCCCGGGCGGCTTAGAAGAAGTGACGGAAATCCCCGGCTTCGACGCCGAGCACGACTTGTACCGCCACCCGAGAGCGCAGTCCAACCAAGGCAAGCTCCGCGAGCGATCCAAGAAGAGCTTCGACATCTACAGCCTGGGCGTCATCTTCGTGGAGCTGGCGCACTGGAAGCCCGTGGAGGGGGTGCTCGGCATTGAGATGAGGCTTGCCAAGGGCCAGTCGGACGTGGTTCGGCAGGTGCGCAGCGATCTGCTCGCCACTGAGCGGGTTGCTGATCTGGGAGCCGAGATGGGAGAGAAATTTGAGGAGGCGGCGAGACGGTGCTTGCTGGGCGAGCGGGAGCTCGGGCTGGAGCCGGGTGACGATGAGACGGCTGATGAAGTGGCCGAGAGGCTCTCGGTGAGATACTATGACGATGTGGTTAAGAAGCTAGCAGAGATTGTGGtttag
- a CDS encoding uncharacterized protein (EggNog:ENOG41) codes for MMANGHSVQQPPAGTLSPPDSSSSASQSPISPTHGVRMAQAVADVPDTGLASKPEDPAKASDIKEDGDGPSRESAVSAACLACRSKHLKCDGQSPCSRCVGSNFECIYVASRRGYKGPRRGTAQNPNKRHATSPPDTDSISIAPSECPMLLGAGVSSAMSVPVPSNPMSIHGFSPSLMPEASPAASYQGTPGVSQAQLYRSYCSINGIEPTGLVTGTHLPFPAHFPMQTLQERCIDSFYRYFHGSHPFVLPKEHLLPLATGTALDPLMAVIRWVGSLFIDVGKSRPGLYDDAMRLLDDLSFPQDGFKVQAMMLSIVALDGCCENTKAAELLGRTETLALQIGLNKGHFASLNGRGNPVLEESWRRTWWDLFIIDGMVAGVHRMTNFLLYDVPTDVNLPCEESQYFAGHIPPPMTLEELEDRDFSGDERQFSSFAYRILCGRNLGRFMRTPPIYGPEDENLARIETLLTNWRLHLPEDKKDSLQANGQLDEMMFQAHMMMYATSILLHQPHSQLDSSPAQKITSCAPYQLVPAGDLFNKHTKHTIASANGISRLITHRVPLLSHTHFFTCVITLSSIVHLNKWALFFIQHDDDDLRQQIRLNIGALNELSAVWGAADRARGQVKGVAQEIYHIKKEQQKNPSFWLGFTQEDVINSIAADESIISNFDNMTPPHLLG; via the exons ATGATGGCGAATGGCCATAGCGTGCAGCAGCCACCTGCTGGTACCCTGTCGCCTCCTGATTCTTCGTCATCCGCATCTCAGTCGCCGATTTCCCCGACGCATGGAGTCCGGATGGCTCAAGCAGTCGCCGACGTGCCCGACACTGGCCTCGCCAGCAAGCCCGAAGACCCAGCCAAGGCCTCCGACATTaaagaagacggcgacgGCCCCTCGCGCGAATCAGCCGTTTCTGCGGCCTGCTTGGCCTGC CGGAGCAAACACCTCAAATGCGATGGCCAGTCCCCATGCTCGCGATGCGTTGGCTCCAACTTCGAATGTATCTACGTAGCTTCTCGACGCGGCTACAAGGGCCCTCGCCGAGGAACCGCTCAGAACCCAAACAAACGCCATGCCACATCTCCTCCGGACACAGACTCCATCAGCATCGCGCCGTCCGAGTGCCCCATGCTGCTGGGAGCCGGAGTCTCCAGCGCCATGTCGGTGCCCGTGCCCTCGAACCCAATGTCCATCCACGGCTTCAGCCCCAGCTTGATGCCCGAGGcgtctccagcagcatcttaCCAAGGCACCCCGGGCGTCTCGCAAGCTCAGTTGTACAGGTCATATTGTAGCATCAACGGCATTGAGCCGACCGGCCTGGTGACGGGTACCCACCTCCCTTTCCCCGCTCACTTTCCCATGCAGACCCTCCAGGAGAGGTGCATCGACTCCTTCTACCGTTACTTTCATGGATCACACCCTTTTGTGCTCCCCAAGGAGCACCTGCTCCCGCTTGCCACTGGGACGGCCCTTGACCCACTGATGGCGGTGATCCGATGGGTTGGATCGCTTTTCATCGATGTGGGCAAATCTAGGCCGGGTCTATACGATGACGCCATGCGTCTCCTAGACGATCTGAGCTTTCCTCAGGACGGATTCAAGGTCCAGGCTATGATGCTGTCCATTGTTGCCCTAGATGGTTGTTGTGAAAACACGAAAGCTGCCGAGCTGCTTGGCCGGACCGAGACACTGGCCCTCCAGATTGGTCTAAACAAGGGGCATTTTGCGTCTCTAAATGGCCGCGGCAACCCAGTGCTGGAGGAGAGTTGGCGGCGAACATGGTGGGATCTGTTCATCATTGACGGCATGGTTGCCGGTGTTCATCGAATGACCAATTTCTTGCTCTATGATGTCCCTACGGATGTCAACCTTCCATGTGAGGAGTCGCAATATTTCGCAGGg CACATTCCTCCACCCATGACcttggaagagctggaagacCGAGACTTTTCTGGTGATGAGCGCCAATTCTCCTCCTTTGCATACAGAATTCTCTGTGGACGAAATCTGGGTAGATTTATGAGAACACCTCCCATCTATGGACCAGAGGATGAAAACCTAGCGCGCATTGAGACCCTCCTTACCAACTGGCGACTCCATTTGCCCGAGGATAAGAAGGACTCTTTACAAGCCAACGGCCAACTGGATGAAATGATGTTCCAGGCGCATATGATGATGTACGCTACGTCGATCCTGCTTCACCAACCTCATTCACAGCTGGACTCCTCGCCCGCTCAAAAAATCACGTCCTGCGCGCCATATCAGCTCGTTCCGGCCGGAGACCTCTTCAACAAGCACACAAAGCATACAATAGCATCAGCAAACGGCATCAGCAGGCTGATTACACACCGAGTGCCGCTACTTTCCCACACTCACTTCTTCACTTGCGTCATCACTCTCTCTTCCATTGTGCATCTCAACAAGTGGgcactcttcttcatccaacacgatgatgacgacctGAGACAGCAGATTCGTCTCAATATCGGCGCCCTGAATGAGCTTTCCGCCGTATGGGGTGCTGCCGACAGAGCTCGAGGGCAGGTGAAGGGCGTTGCCCAGGAGATTTATCACATCAAaaaggagcagcagaagaaccCGTCGTTCTGGCTTGGTTTCACTCAAGAAGACGTTATTAACAGCATTGCTGCTGATGAATCTATTATCAGCAACTTTGATAACATGACGCCACCTCATTTACTAGGGTAA
- a CDS encoding uncharacterized protein (EggNog:ENOG41): MLLGAGVSSAMSVPVPSNPMSIHGFSPSLMPEASPAASYQGTPGVSQAQLYRSYCSINGIEPTGLVTGTHLPFPAHFPMQTLQERCIDSFYRYFHGSHPFVLPKEHLLPLATGTALDPLMAVIRWVGSLFIDVGKSRPGLYDDAMRLLDDLSFPQDGFKVQAMMLSIVALDGCCENTKAAELLGRTETLALQIGLNKGHFASLNGRGNPVLEESWRRTWWDLFIIDGMVAGVHRMTNFLLYDVPTDVNLPCEESQYFAGHIPPPMTLEELEDRDFSGDERQFSSFAYRILCGRNLGRFMRTPPIYGPEDENLARIETLLTNWRLHLPEDKKDSLQANGQLDEMMFQAHMMMYATSILLHQPHSQLDSSPAQKITSCAPYQLVPAGDLFNKHTKHTIASANGISRLITHRVPLLSHTHFFTCVITLSSIVHLNKWALFFIQHDDDDLRQQIRLNIGALNELSAVWGAADRARGQVKGVAQEIYHIKKEQQKNPSFWLGFTQEDVINSIAADESIISNFDNMTPPHLLG, translated from the exons ATGCTGCTGGGAGCCGGAGTCTCCAGCGCCATGTCGGTGCCCGTGCCCTCGAACCCAATGTCCATCCACGGCTTCAGCCCCAGCTTGATGCCCGAGGcgtctccagcagcatcttaCCAAGGCACCCCGGGCGTCTCGCAAGCTCAGTTGTACAGGTCATATTGTAGCATCAACGGCATTGAGCCGACCGGCCTGGTGACGGGTACCCACCTCCCTTTCCCCGCTCACTTTCCCATGCAGACCCTCCAGGAGAGGTGCATCGACTCCTTCTACCGTTACTTTCATGGATCACACCCTTTTGTGCTCCCCAAGGAGCACCTGCTCCCGCTTGCCACTGGGACGGCCCTTGACCCACTGATGGCGGTGATCCGATGGGTTGGATCGCTTTTCATCGATGTGGGCAAATCTAGGCCGGGTCTATACGATGACGCCATGCGTCTCCTAGACGATCTGAGCTTTCCTCAGGACGGATTCAAGGTCCAGGCTATGATGCTGTCCATTGTTGCCCTAGATGGTTGTTGTGAAAACACGAAAGCTGCCGAGCTGCTTGGCCGGACCGAGACACTGGCCCTCCAGATTGGTCTAAACAAGGGGCATTTTGCGTCTCTAAATGGCCGCGGCAACCCAGTGCTGGAGGAGAGTTGGCGGCGAACATGGTGGGATCTGTTCATCATTGACGGCATGGTTGCCGGTGTTCATCGAATGACCAATTTCTTGCTCTATGATGTCCCTACGGATGTCAACCTTCCATGTGAGGAGTCGCAATATTTCGCAGGg CACATTCCTCCACCCATGACcttggaagagctggaagacCGAGACTTTTCTGGTGATGAGCGCCAATTCTCCTCCTTTGCATACAGAATTCTCTGTGGACGAAATCTGGGTAGATTTATGAGAACACCTCCCATCTATGGACCAGAGGATGAAAACCTAGCGCGCATTGAGACCCTCCTTACCAACTGGCGACTCCATTTGCCCGAGGATAAGAAGGACTCTTTACAAGCCAACGGCCAACTGGATGAAATGATGTTCCAGGCGCATATGATGATGTACGCTACGTCGATCCTGCTTCACCAACCTCATTCACAGCTGGACTCCTCGCCCGCTCAAAAAATCACGTCCTGCGCGCCATATCAGCTCGTTCCGGCCGGAGACCTCTTCAACAAGCACACAAAGCATACAATAGCATCAGCAAACGGCATCAGCAGGCTGATTACACACCGAGTGCCGCTACTTTCCCACACTCACTTCTTCACTTGCGTCATCACTCTCTCTTCCATTGTGCATCTCAACAAGTGGgcactcttcttcatccaacacgatgatgacgacctGAGACAGCAGATTCGTCTCAATATCGGCGCCCTGAATGAGCTTTCCGCCGTATGGGGTGCTGCCGACAGAGCTCGAGGGCAGGTGAAGGGCGTTGCCCAGGAGATTTATCACATCAAaaaggagcagcagaagaaccCGTCGTTCTGGCTTGGTTTCACTCAAGAAGACGTTATTAACAGCATTGCTGCTGATGAATCTATTATCAGCAACTTTGATAACATGACGCCACCTCATTTACTAGGGTAA
- a CDS encoding uncharacterized protein (TransMembrane:5 (o66-92i104-124o136-152i172-191o197-216i)), translating into MAPAPDQLSSPGSVSYDSDTMVVGDGTWDFTKNTFLLPNLEGTDFDTMRYNGMGNRFSTVHQYHTIILAHGIMAAMVFLFLVPLSVMLARFYTREPAHAIRYHARLQVFSGLLLVAAFILPFFAVGPNRSLSNPHHGIGVAIFVMFAVQLLGGRLIQHIMKSRSLRVTLHKWLGRATALLGIVQVPLGLTLYGSPKILFILYAVWMGFLLAVYFVLNYQAEGHHERYIPAGRSEAGNTRITESEYYSDHRENEHSALKWLGPLAAGAGIFAMMRGRKKEHDDDRSRARTRSPSMSRTSITRSRGPTVISSRPSYFSEKYSDLPAQRSGGGGLFKALGGAAAAFGAGKIFSNFMDRRDRREEEYSAVSTETPHRNRSVRAATVSEFNSEYTDDVSTLPPSRAPAPTQAASAYEARRSSPRRSNVRSNISRGDMMDESEYSSYVSPSRRPHDEPSGGGGFAKGVLATLGVGWFAKKFADRRARKEEDRLREEEEMRSGTQFSRYSNTEYQSPIRRDSRRPPQRRSTVTGTEYSDGTESTFDTQTELSTMPPKGPRNTAAGVRPSTSALIPDEMSPPRRGERLSMPSMPSDPHGLLHRSEVDSDVTSLADRPQGRHPSRRQMDSERAAAEAAARASSLAAREQRGRVGSSQTSGPVRPRDDKEQVRLRKVTEEETLAQTSRGRRNSQSSLSALESPTKNRRYRRDDSKRRAESAAESRVESSRVGSSRVQDEASRLGPLNPPNPSLAKGRRGRDSGYNSGQPPAQQSGQPSQSGPSFLQPPGQHLPNASVTSVGSHGTWSGMSMDPSEVPTEVPTAPRNPPQSTVHQPPPADDKGNESAADNRRRRRAERRRASGSRPSGTENTYDTSTYDENDMF; encoded by the exons atGGCGCCGGCACCAGACCAACTCTCCTCGCCTGGTTCTGTGAGCTATGACTCGGATACCATGGTGGTGGGGGATGGAACGTGGGATTTCACCAAGAACACGTTCCTTCTCCCCAACTTGGAAGGGACTGATTTTGACACAATGAGATACAATG GAATGGGAAATCGCTTCTCCACCGTCCACCAGTACCATACCATTATTCTGGCTCACGGCATTATGGCTGCCATGGTCTTTCTGTTCCTGGTACCCCTTTCGGTGATGCTTGCGAGGTTCTACACGAGAGAGCCGGCTCATGCGATTCGATACCATGCGCGGCTGCAAGTTTTCTCCGGCTTGCTTCTGGTAGCAGCCTTCATATTACCCTTCTTCGCTGTTGGGCCAAATCGATCCCTGTCAAACCCGCATCATGGAATTGGCGttgccatcttcgtcatgTTCGCTGTCCAGCTCCTGGGGGGTCGGTTGATTCAGCATATCATGAAGAGTCGCTCCCTTCGCGTAACGCTTCATAAGTGGTTAGGCAGAGCTACAGCCCTCCTTGGAATTGTCCAGGTGCCTCTCGGACTTACTCTCTACGGATCGCCAAAGATCCTCTTTATTTTGTATGCTGTTTGGATGGGTTTCCTTCTCGCAGTTTACTTTGTCCTCAACTACCAGGCCGAGGGACATCACGAGCGATATATTCCAGCGGGACGCTCTGAAGCGGGCAACACTCGCATCACAGAATCTGAATACTATTCTGACCACAGGGAGAACGAACATTCTGCTCTGAAATGGCTGGGACCCCTAGCGGCTGGCGCAGGAATATTTGCTATGATGAGAGGACGCAAGAAGGAGCATGATGACGACCGCAGCCGAGCTCGCACACGATCGCCATCGATGAGTCGAACATCAATAACTCGAAGTCGTGGGCCAACGGTAATCTCATCACGACCAAGTTACTTCTCCGAAAAGTACTCTGATCTTCCGGCACAACgaagcggcggcggaggcttATTTAAGGCATTGGGTGgcgcggctgctgcttttggTGCTGGAAAGATATTCTCCAACTTTATGGACCGTCGCGACCGACGAGAGGAAGAGTATTCTGCTGTATCCACTGAGACCCCTCACCGCAACAGGTCTGTACGCGCCGCGACAGTAAGCGAATTCAACAGTGAGTATACTGATGATGTATCAACCCTTCCACCCTCGCGCGCTCCTGCTCCTACTCAGGCTGCTTCCGCCTATGAAGCTCGACGCTCATCTCCACGACGCTCCAACGTTCGCAGCAACATTTCGAGGGGAGATATGATGGATGAGTCCGAATACTCGTCCTACGTTTCTCCATCACGGCGACCACATGATGAGccttctggcggcggcggtttCGCCAAGGGCGTGCTTGCTACTTTGGGAGTCGGATGGTTTGCCAAGAAGTTTGCCGACAGACGTGctcgaaaagaagaggatcGACTgagggaggaagaggagatgcgGTCCGGCACTCAGTTCTCCAGGTACAGCAACACCGAATACCAATCTCCAATCCGAAGGGACTCTCGTCGTCCACCTCAAAGGCGCAGCACCGTGACAGGAACCGAGTATTCAGATGGAACGGAGTCCACGTTTGACACCCAGACTGAGCTTTCCACCATGCCGCCAAAGGGACCGCGGAATACGGCTGCTGGAGTACGACCCAGCACTTCTGCGTTAATACCTGATGAAATGTCGCCACCGAGGCGTGGTGAGCGTCTGTCCATGCCTAGCATGCCCAGTGACCCCCATGGTCTATTACACCGTTCCGAAGTTGATTCTGATGTGACTTCGCTTGCCGACCGACCTCAGGGGCGCCATCCCTCAAGACGGCAAATGGATAGCGAGAGAGCTGCGGCCGAAGCAGCTGCCCGTGCTAGTAGCTTGGCTGCCAGAGAACAGCGAGGACGCGTCGGATCAAGCCAGACGAGCGGGCCCGTAAGACCCCGCGATGACAAGGAACAAGTCAGACTGCGAAAGGTTACTGAGGAGGAGACTTTGGCACAGACGAGCCGGGGTCGAAGAAATTCGCAATCTAGTCTTTCGGCGCTCGAGTCTCCTACTAAGAATCGTCGGTACCGCAGGGATGACAGCAAGAGGAGGGCGGAATCGGCGGCTGAAAGCAGAGTCGAAAGCAGCAgagttggcagcagcagagtccAAGATGAAGCGAGCCGCCTAGGACCACTAAATCCGCCAAACCCATCGCTCGCCAAGGGCAGACGCGGTAGGGATTCAGGTTATAACTCAGGCCAGCCTCCTGCCCAGCAGTCGGGCCAGCCAAGCCAATCTGGTCCTTCATTCTTACAACCACCCGGCCAGCACTTACCAAATGCTTCAGTCACTAGTGTAGGCAGCCATGGTACTTGGAGTGGCATGAGTATGGACCCGAGCGAAGTCCCAACCGAGGTCCCAACCGCACCGCGTAACCCGCCACAGAGTACAGTGCatcagccgccgccagctgACGACAAGGGCAACGAGTCCGCTGCAGACAACAGAAGGCGACGACGAGCGGAGCGACGACGAGCCAGCGGCAGTCGCCCTTCCGGAACGGAGAACACGTACGATACCAGCACATACGATGAGAATGATATGTTCTAG
- a CDS encoding uncharacterized protein (TransMembrane:5 (o15-40i52-72o84-100i120-139o145-164i)): protein MGNRFSTVHQYHTIILAHGIMAAMVFLFLVPLSVMLARFYTREPAHAIRYHARLQVFSGLLLVAAFILPFFAVGPNRSLSNPHHGIGVAIFVMFAVQLLGGRLIQHIMKSRSLRVTLHKWLGRATALLGIVQVPLGLTLYGSPKILFILYAVWMGFLLAVYFVLNYQAEGHHERYIPAGRSEAGNTRITESEYYSDHRENEHSALKWLGPLAAGAGIFAMMRGRKKEHDDDRSRARTRSPSMSRTSITRSRGPTVISSRPSYFSEKYSDLPAQRSGGGGLFKALGGAAAAFGAGKIFSNFMDRRDRREEEYSAVSTETPHRNRSVRAATVSEFNSEYTDDVSTLPPSRAPAPTQAASAYEARRSSPRRSNVRSNISRGDMMDESEYSSYVSPSRRPHDEPSGGGGFAKGVLATLGVGWFAKKFADRRARKEEDRLREEEEMRSGTQFSRYSNTEYQSPIRRDSRRPPQRRSTVTGTEYSDGTESTFDTQTELSTMPPKGPRNTAAGVRPSTSALIPDEMSPPRRGERLSMPSMPSDPHGLLHRSEVDSDVTSLADRPQGRHPSRRQMDSERAAAEAAARASSLAAREQRGRVGSSQTSGPVRPRDDKEQVRLRKVTEEETLAQTSRGRRNSQSSLSALESPTKNRRYRRDDSKRRAESAAESRVESSRVGSSRVQDEASRLGPLNPPNPSLAKGRRGRDSGYNSGQPPAQQSGQPSQSGPSFLQPPGQHLPNASVTSVGSHGTWSGMSMDPSEVPTEVPTAPRNPPQSTVHQPPPADDKGNESAADNRRRRRAERRRASGSRPSGTENTYDTSTYDENDMF, encoded by the coding sequence ATGGGAAATCGCTTCTCCACCGTCCACCAGTACCATACCATTATTCTGGCTCACGGCATTATGGCTGCCATGGTCTTTCTGTTCCTGGTACCCCTTTCGGTGATGCTTGCGAGGTTCTACACGAGAGAGCCGGCTCATGCGATTCGATACCATGCGCGGCTGCAAGTTTTCTCCGGCTTGCTTCTGGTAGCAGCCTTCATATTACCCTTCTTCGCTGTTGGGCCAAATCGATCCCTGTCAAACCCGCATCATGGAATTGGCGttgccatcttcgtcatgTTCGCTGTCCAGCTCCTGGGGGGTCGGTTGATTCAGCATATCATGAAGAGTCGCTCCCTTCGCGTAACGCTTCATAAGTGGTTAGGCAGAGCTACAGCCCTCCTTGGAATTGTCCAGGTGCCTCTCGGACTTACTCTCTACGGATCGCCAAAGATCCTCTTTATTTTGTATGCTGTTTGGATGGGTTTCCTTCTCGCAGTTTACTTTGTCCTCAACTACCAGGCCGAGGGACATCACGAGCGATATATTCCAGCGGGACGCTCTGAAGCGGGCAACACTCGCATCACAGAATCTGAATACTATTCTGACCACAGGGAGAACGAACATTCTGCTCTGAAATGGCTGGGACCCCTAGCGGCTGGCGCAGGAATATTTGCTATGATGAGAGGACGCAAGAAGGAGCATGATGACGACCGCAGCCGAGCTCGCACACGATCGCCATCGATGAGTCGAACATCAATAACTCGAAGTCGTGGGCCAACGGTAATCTCATCACGACCAAGTTACTTCTCCGAAAAGTACTCTGATCTTCCGGCACAACgaagcggcggcggaggcttATTTAAGGCATTGGGTGgcgcggctgctgcttttggTGCTGGAAAGATATTCTCCAACTTTATGGACCGTCGCGACCGACGAGAGGAAGAGTATTCTGCTGTATCCACTGAGACCCCTCACCGCAACAGGTCTGTACGCGCCGCGACAGTAAGCGAATTCAACAGTGAGTATACTGATGATGTATCAACCCTTCCACCCTCGCGCGCTCCTGCTCCTACTCAGGCTGCTTCCGCCTATGAAGCTCGACGCTCATCTCCACGACGCTCCAACGTTCGCAGCAACATTTCGAGGGGAGATATGATGGATGAGTCCGAATACTCGTCCTACGTTTCTCCATCACGGCGACCACATGATGAGccttctggcggcggcggtttCGCCAAGGGCGTGCTTGCTACTTTGGGAGTCGGATGGTTTGCCAAGAAGTTTGCCGACAGACGTGctcgaaaagaagaggatcGACTgagggaggaagaggagatgcgGTCCGGCACTCAGTTCTCCAGGTACAGCAACACCGAATACCAATCTCCAATCCGAAGGGACTCTCGTCGTCCACCTCAAAGGCGCAGCACCGTGACAGGAACCGAGTATTCAGATGGAACGGAGTCCACGTTTGACACCCAGACTGAGCTTTCCACCATGCCGCCAAAGGGACCGCGGAATACGGCTGCTGGAGTACGACCCAGCACTTCTGCGTTAATACCTGATGAAATGTCGCCACCGAGGCGTGGTGAGCGTCTGTCCATGCCTAGCATGCCCAGTGACCCCCATGGTCTATTACACCGTTCCGAAGTTGATTCTGATGTGACTTCGCTTGCCGACCGACCTCAGGGGCGCCATCCCTCAAGACGGCAAATGGATAGCGAGAGAGCTGCGGCCGAAGCAGCTGCCCGTGCTAGTAGCTTGGCTGCCAGAGAACAGCGAGGACGCGTCGGATCAAGCCAGACGAGCGGGCCCGTAAGACCCCGCGATGACAAGGAACAAGTCAGACTGCGAAAGGTTACTGAGGAGGAGACTTTGGCACAGACGAGCCGGGGTCGAAGAAATTCGCAATCTAGTCTTTCGGCGCTCGAGTCTCCTACTAAGAATCGTCGGTACCGCAGGGATGACAGCAAGAGGAGGGCGGAATCGGCGGCTGAAAGCAGAGTCGAAAGCAGCAgagttggcagcagcagagtccAAGATGAAGCGAGCCGCCTAGGACCACTAAATCCGCCAAACCCATCGCTCGCCAAGGGCAGACGCGGTAGGGATTCAGGTTATAACTCAGGCCAGCCTCCTGCCCAGCAGTCGGGCCAGCCAAGCCAATCTGGTCCTTCATTCTTACAACCACCCGGCCAGCACTTACCAAATGCTTCAGTCACTAGTGTAGGCAGCCATGGTACTTGGAGTGGCATGAGTATGGACCCGAGCGAAGTCCCAACCGAGGTCCCAACCGCACCGCGTAACCCGCCACAGAGTACAGTGCatcagccgccgccagctgACGACAAGGGCAACGAGTCCGCTGCAGACAACAGAAGGCGACGACGAGCGGAGCGACGACGAGCCAGCGGCAGTCGCCCTTCCGGAACGGAGAACACGTACGATACCAGCACATACGATGAGAATGATATGTTCTAG